ATAGCGTAATGGATGACAGATTGAGATATATCTGTCATAGGCCATTGCTGCTAAACTGCAAAACTCAGCAGAAGCAGTTGTGTACATACAACACATCTGGAGAAAACACCACGGCAAGGTCACTTCATGGCTGTCTGAAAACATCTGTGAGAGCAAAAGAGGATACATCGATGTGCTGCCATTTATTTCGTTCACACATAAATTGCTAAGCAGTATATACATTGGCTCATGCAGTCTTCTGTCCACATGTATGACCACAATAAGGACTGTGTTGGCCACACATATAGAGACATACCAGAACAATATTATACTAAAATACATGTATTTTAAAGCTCCAACATTTCCATAAGCAGCCAGCACAAATGATACAGTCTCACTTGAGTTTCCCATTTTCTGCATAATTTGCACAGTGAACAAGTTTGATCAGTAATAATGATATGAATGGTccaatttccttagggattatgaaagtattttgattctgattcttttCGATATGAATAAGAGTACCCAATCCCGATGGTTTAGCAAAGTTTCTATTATTCTGTTCAAATCTGTTTTAGACATGCATGCTACCTCATTATGATATGTTCCTTCTCAACAGCTGTTATACCTGTTACACAATGCGCGCATCAGTAAGCAAAGAACAAAGAGTAGTTTTATACTTTACAAGACCAAAGCTCAGAAATTAGCTCCTTTCATCCCAACTGAATGAGACCAAAGAATCTGCTAACATTTatagctgcagcacagaggaggagcaATAAAGTGGGAGTGTACTTGAGGGCCAATGACAATAATGGCAATAGAAAATGGCATTCTTCTTTAACAGATAtatctgacttttttttaaaatcatgcatTCTAAATTCATAAaatcaacacaacacagtacagCTTTAACAGGttaagcagcagaaaatggatggatggattggtTGGTTTTCTGCAGAATCTTTTGAATGGTATAATCTATactgtgtttaaaaataaagttgggATCCAGTCCAaattgtaaattaaaaaaatgcaataatatGCAAAATGATTTGGGCCCTTTGTTTAGTGGTTCTGTTGTGTAGAGTTTTCATCAGAAAAGACATCCAGCATAAACATCTGCTAAATCAAATATGTGGACCTACAACTGTGGGCAGGACACCTTTTCTTATCTCCCTTATGAAAAAGGGAGATGTGTTAAGAGGAAGTCCTAGTGTAGTTTGTGTAAATgtgtaatttatgttttataGCTTTATAAAAGAGGAACAATTTTGTGGTTTTTATAGGTTATTGAGAAATAAGAACTGATTCTGCTCACTTAAGATGGAATTATGTTGTATGTGGTCAATAATGTAAAATGACTCCTGGTTTAAATAAAAAGCACTGTGGTGCTAGCAAATTTTGTTATCAAAAAGCCTGCACTAAGCTCACCCCAGTTCCACTCCAAACACTTGGATTACTTGGAATAGTACTGATCATGAGACTTTATTGCCCAACTTCTCTTTTATAAGCCAGACGTGGTCAAGTTAGCAGCCATACAAAACATCTAAAAAATACTACAAGTATAAGTATAAAACCACaacaaacagttttaaaaaacaaaacaaaaaacaatataaaacagcggtccccaacttTTTTTATTCCCAGCAGACAAGTTTATCCACAACGttattttcacggactggcctttaaggtgtcacggataaatacaacaaaataaaaccagtacagGTACCAAAAcgagaagatttattcataacacatgggaaaagacccagggacaccgagttaatgataaaaacgatagaaaaaataacactaaaaacagatttaaaaaccctgaaaactatgaAATTCACACTGGTGTTTCCTGTGTCATCGGCCTGGAAAGTggccggacaggacgtgcaggacCAGACAGCATAGAGACCTCAGGCGCAGATGAAGCTAGACGGAgtgaggcaggaccaggcgacgccAAAGGCGAAGACACGGAAGCTGGGTCAGGCGACGCCGAAGGCGAAGACACGGAGGttggaccagacgaagctgaagactcggaggctggaccagacgagggcGCAGACTCGGAGGCTAGACCAGATGAGGGCGCAgactcggaggctggaccagacgagggtgGCGCTGCAGGCGATGGCGTGGGAGCCGCAGGTGGTGGCGCTGCAGGCGACGGCGCTGCAGGCGACGGCGCTGCAGGACCCTCCAGCAGGAGCGGAGGGTCAGCTGACCTGGAAACCGGAGCAGGGACAAACTGGGCCCTAGCCCCCCTCACCCGAGGAACTGATACAGGTGCAGGAGATGGCTGGACTGCAGCTTCCCTGGGTGGAGGAGCACAGGAAGGCAAAGGAGCAGGCTCACTGAAAACTGGCTCATCAAAAATAGGTGACGATATAGGTAGATTGCAACACAGACACaaggaaacacagggcttaaatacacagagggagcaagggtaacaggagggaaacacagctggggcaaatcaggcctaacgagacaaggggaagcaaaatcagacacattaacatcagacatggactttcaaagtaaaacgggaaacacataacacagactgaacaaaagacacagactcacatgcaggcactacaacagagggaacagagacgtgggaccagggcagacacagacactgactggacacggggatatagcggacaggggagacagcaactaaggattacacagagacaaaacataactctaacaaagaaaccaaagcatAGAAATGATAGATAATATATAAActcaaaaccctgggtcaacgacccaggcatcctaacacacTCGAGCCTGAACTCTTGCGACACGGTACCAAACTCATGGACCGGTACGGGGTTGGGCCTGCTGATGTAAAACATTAGAACACAGAGTGGCTTCTTAAAGTAAACATCAATAAGTCTCCTTCACTTTATTCCTTATtatgcttttacattttttaaagcataataattaaagtaaatttagatttttctcTATATTCCTTGTCTAAGGTGCATAGAATGTTTGACATATCTGTCAGAACTCTAGGTACATCAGGAAGCAACCCTTTCGAAGAGTATAGCTGGTAACTTTTGGTAGTGGGACAGGGAGACTGTAAGATTACCTAAAACAGCTTTATGAAGAAAAATACCAGTGCTGTTTTCTTCGAATGGTCAGTGATGGCTAACCCACCAAATTATAAAAAACGCAGTGGTAAGTCAGagactgtcatggtccctgtgcctgcCCAGCCGGCCTCACAAGGCTACACTTGTGAGGCCGGCTGGgcaggcacagggaccatgacagagACTTTATGATAAAACATAGTGATGCATTATAGACTACATGAAGACTACTGAGAACTGAAGAGGAAACATACAGTGTGTCACCATAATCAATTACAGGCAAAAGGGTAAAAAGATTTATTTCTaaagtaaaaaacatttttccctTTAATTTTCATAATAAGACTAGCAATGTGTACATTAGAGAGAAACTTGTCATCAAACTTTATACCCAAATATTTGTAGGCATGTACCATTTCAATGGTTTTGCCAACATCTGTACCAACGCTAAGATCATCAAACATCCGTGGGTGAGCTTTCGAGAACACGATAAATTCTGTTTTATGAACATTTAaaaccaattttaaatgcagaaaaatgGATTGTAATAAGTGAAATGCATTCACTGCCTGCTCTACAGAAGGTGCAAATGTTTATATGAcagtgtcatcagcataaagatttattttttctagAAAGCTTTTACTCAAAtcatgtataaaacaaaaaataaagcagaTCCCAAAATAGAACCCTGTGGGACACCTTTTGCTCACTCAAGTAAAGCCCAgttatttttgtttatctggCTTGTTGCCAGAATTCTGAAGGGTCGCATGTTTAATTGGCTAAGAAtcaataataatgacaatatcAGAAATAAAGTAGcacatttattcacatttttgtgTGTCAGAGCCCTGATTCCATTCATGAGATGACGAATGAGGTGAAGAAGACGAAGATGACATTTTATTAAGATGACTGTAGTGTGGCATGTTTCCTGcatgtttttgcttctttggtgAAAGGGAACCCTTCTCAAACATAGGTATGATCCTTCACATCTTAGGTCTGAAGGTGCAAgcatgaaataaaatcacacCTCAGGAACCTATGACATCTGCTCCATCTTTAGTCTACTACATATGCGGCCGGTTTTTAGCCATAtacataaaatgttattttgcaAAATGGCAAACTCCATCTGGTCGATTTGTGGCCTCCACAAAACAGTGCTCACTCCTGTATATTTTTAATGTATCAATTCAGAGCTTATAAGCGTTTATGAATATGTTGAAAGATACATTTTCACACTAATTAATGTATATTTATGGTTACAATATTCTTTGTTTTGgtgaattattttaaatgattgTACTATTAAAATGGTATGTAATGCAAGTATGTAATAAAAGTAAAGCAAACATCATGCATGACtgagttgtgtgtttttgttgaaagaaaaaaaacttctctGGAGACCTTTCTTTTGAGACAACTCCCTGCAAACGTGATTAGCATGCTATTACTAACagacaataataatataataaaagatTATCAAGTAAACATGATGATTACTGGACTAATGACCATTAGTCCAGGGCACTCTTTTATCCCCAGGACATTAAGTGTGTGTGATGCTTAGGGAGCAGCAGTCTCCAGGCTGATGTAGCTGTGGGCCAAACTCTCTGCTACAAGTCCAGTAATATTAACACCaaggaacaaataaaaatattttcttatttgtaaatttatttttattgaaataaaCCTCAGGACAGTGTGTACAAGAATCATCTCTACTGAAAATAACAGTCAAAAATAATGTTTACTAGAGTTTATTTCATAAATGAAAATATTCTCAGCTTGTAAACAGCCAGTAACACTGAAATAGACAAATGTTTGTCACTGACTAATTACAAGACCTTAAAGTGTTTTCCTTTGAGGAAGCAAGAGAGAGGTAATAGTATTTAATGGAGAAATATCTCCTTAATGGAGGAATGAAAAAAATGCATCCCAGTCTCATGTAACCTTTCTCTAGTACAGAATAAACTGGGCcaaaaatcaaagaaaggaCAGGTGAGGTTTCCCTGATAAAGAAACTAAAGAGCAACAAAAATGTAGATATTTAGGATTTTATTGAGTTATTGCGAAatcaacacaaaaaacaacttcTGACTAGGTGGGCAGCCTCTACTTGTCTACTTACCACCATGTTAGTTGCAATGGACTTAGACTGCACACACAGTCCCATTGTCAAAGAATAATGGCCTCAAATACATAACCTAGTCGTTACCACTGAATACAATATAACAAATTAATCTTTTAAATAGGTTTTGTGTATTATATGAGCGAAACGTTGAGACcagcaaagagaaaaaacattaaatagacAACCTTAGGAGTACAGTTTCATTTCACCAGCTACCGCCACACTAGGGCCTACCTACAGACCAGCGTTCACTCCCACTGTActaaaactagagatggaccgatccgatattacgtatcggtatcggtccgatactgacctaaattactggatcggatatcggagaaaaataaaaaatgtaatccgatccattaaatatcacgaaagcacctcacaaaacttgcaacacgccgtaactcacctcagaacgttagcacgtcggagcagtatgcatcacgtgatagagcggctgtggcatgcgggacctgtcggtggtctggatagcatgtggagcttcgctagcaacccggcatttcatctcagacaaagttatccccgagagaagtaaagcaagtgtgtaagtccatctctgaatgtttgtaaagcattcctgcgttaagcttaccaaacgatatatggagcgactgcctcttctggctgctacttcaatcatgaaactgcttaatgatcagctgatcggcttttctgtcacgagtccgtctctctggtttgtttttggcccactttgcaccagaaagaggaaaccagcggctgaacaacagcagcacgtttaagcttgatcagctgttgttagaatttatttattattactttctactcgaggatctttttctacgtagctgacggctggtaactgtgcaggggtggatctagcaaagtttagccaggggggccgatagggcattaacagggaaaagggggcacaaagacatacttttctttcttattctcatttaaaatgtctagcttttaataaataattatccgaatcttacacccaaagttttaatttgatgtaaaatgaatagaagtcaattactgtatatagtgactattaagtctaatatatataccctagtaagctatagtactttttcctttgggaaggtaccatctgtgcagtctgcaattttgttgaagaaagatgttgaatctatttaatatttcttgaaaaataattgatttctgtgctttttttttttcacactgcatcaaattaaggttgattacgttgattaagcatcatgaggtggagcgtgaggggtggttccctattttttatttatttatttttgttgttgctgggagttggaaccctattagttaggttgcttaatatttacgctaagtactctttaaaataccagaatagggaggatggtgtaggtttaagtttattagattgatcagtattgctgaactatgaaatttttttttttttgcatacaggtataacagaatagctttagtgtagttgttgttttaaacttgagtatgaacttatacaaaatgcagcaagatatttaaaaaaaaacagttttgttgattaaaaaacactatatcggattcatatcggtatcggcagatatccaaattcatgatatcggtatcggtatcggacataaaaaagtggtatcgtgccatctctaactAAAACTGGCTGCAATTTACTTAGAAAGCACTAATGAGATGTGACAAAATGGctacatgaaaacattttttagttatgaagaaaatttaaaattttaaaattttaaaataccAGTGTCAACAAGCAGAATAAAAGATGGATACAGCTAACATTTACCATTCGTCAGTCCCATTTTAAAGCCTTGGGATTAACATTTCCCCCATCACCAGTCCAATCACTACCTTGGTTTTGAAACCAGATGTGATAAGATAGGAACAGGCCTGACTCTGACTGAGAATAGCCCAAATATCCCTTCTTTCTGAAACAGGGGATATACaaagtttatttaattttattcaacatgACCCAAAAATCAATGACTAAGACTCTAAGCTAAGCAGGGAAGTGTTTAGAGTCAAGTCTGAGGAGCTTTTTTCCCCACATGCATGTAAAtgtctttttgcaaccacaggtATCACCTCCTGGTGGccattattaaaaataatgcagATTTAAAGCACTTAACTATTCAGACCCAGAAGCTGCATCCAAATTTTACATGAAGGCAGCAGTGGGGAGGTTGCAATGTTAGGAATGTTCCATGAATCCAGGAGATTCTTAAGGTACTGAACATGTTAGGAAGTCTTCAGATAACTACCAAGGTGACTTCAAGGCAGAGAGAAAAGCAACATTAGCAGAAGGAGCACATGAGCCGTTTTCAGGAGCACGAGGGAGCTTGATTATTACTCGGCAATTTTTCTCCTGCAAACCTCCACCTGAGATTCAGAGAGACTGAGAAAAAGCAAAAGTACTGTAATCTGCCTTTTTTGTGACTACATTACCCATGCCCTTTCAGTGACAGATTCATGCTGTTGTCAGTAGAAAGCTAAAATAAACTATTTGCATCTGTTTGGTTATAAATCTACAAATTATAAATGGTCCTTGTTTAGATTTGACCCTGTTGTGTCCAAAAGAGTTGTGTGATGTGTGAATTCTGTGTTGTCCAACATTGTGAGTCCGGCCCTATAGTACTACATATCTGATGCAGTTAGCAACGGATTTTCAAGAAAGGCAACATATTATATCTTTATCACAAATGCCATCTTGATATGTTAAATGTGAAACCAATAGCAGactctgtttttgctgtttaatCCTCATTTTATCACCGCCTTTATTCATCAAAGTGCTTTAAAGACGGAAACTGACCGGTATTGGTTTCGGACCTGGTCCCTATTGTTACGACTGTTCAAGCCGACCACTTAAAAAGTGGAGACATTACAAACTATTTGTACATTGTTTTGGTTGTGTCACTGTCTCCAGCCacagttttttacagtgtgACTGTAGCTGAGAAAGTACGGTAGCTGAGATGTGCTTGATTCTTTGTACACAGACAGATATCTTTTGAACAAATGTTGCTGATGCACATGTGAGCTAATGTCCAGCATTTAATAAATGAATTCATGAATAGATGACACATGCACATTTAGGCAGGTTATCCTCCCCCCGATATCAAACGGAATCAACTTGTCACACCTTTCGTGTCCAAAcagaatgtgtgtatgtgttctgACTCTGCAGGAATTATATTAAATGAGAAAAGTTGAGAATAATTGCTTTACTTTtagataaaaataagaataattaTGTGCATATTGTACTTTACATTGACACATAATAAAGTAGTGCTTAAGAATTCACCAGAATCCAAGAAATTAAGCATCTGTCTCTCATCACAATGCTCAAATCATAGCTAAAAATAAGACATGGCTTTACATAAATTTACATTTGATACTTTTACATCACATAACTCCATACTGAACTTTTAGAACTCTAATTATAATGAAATGGAAACATGAGACATTATGTGGCCATTAATCAAATCAATCATTCATCCATCGTTAAATGTTATCATACTAGTAACATGTATCATACTTTCCTTTTTTATCTGAATATCAGTGTCAATCTTTTAATACTATTGGCTTTTTACACCGAATCTTTGATATGCTAGCCTACACAAAAATATCATTCGCCTTCGAATTTTAGTCAGGACCCAACCGTAACAAACTGGATTTAAAATAGGAGGGATGATGAGGAATTCAATGGCCATGAAGTTCTTTAAATGCTGTGGCAGAGATGCTGATCCATACCTCGAGAACATGAGATCAAAAAGCAAAGCAGTCGTGACATTCAGCAGACAAAATAAATGTGGCGCACAAGTCTGTGTGAACTTTTTCCTACCTGCTCGAGATTTTAAAGCTACATTAACAAGCTGCACATATGAACATGCAATGCAGACAACATGACAACAATAAAAGGTGATGAAAATCAGCCCGACAATGTCATTCACTTTTGTTGAACCACAAGCAAGTTTGACAATTGACCAGTTCTCACAGTAAAGCTTGTTTATGTTGGAGCCACATAATTTAAGTGTTGACGTTAAGCTTATGACGAGAGTCTCAAAGCAGAGAGGAACAAGCCAGGACAGAGTGACTAACACCACAGTCCTTCGTACAGACATTACAGAGTGATACTCCAGTGGTCTACATATGGCCAAATATCTGTCATAAGCCATTAGGACTAAAGTAGAGTAGTCAACCTTTGCATTTGAATATATAACAAACACTTGCAAAAGGCATCCAACATATGAGATTAGATGTGTGTCAGACAACAGATCAAAGGCAAATCTGGGAAAAAACCCAGCAGTCCCATAAAGTCCATTAATACACAAGGAacacaaaaatatatacatgGGTTCATGTAGGTTTTGATCTGATATTATAGTTAAAATAAGAGCTATGTTTAccatcaaaatgagaaaataacacagcaaagtgagagagaaaagtgtgactCTGTAGTtcacagttgcactgaaaccaGTCAGAGAAAACACAACTATACTAGACGTATTCATTTTGCTATCTTGATATGTAAAAACATCattaactataatattggcacCTTTACTGTAAGTGCACTTGCTTTAGAAAGCTACAAAATTTAAGGCAGGATGTTGGAGAAGACTCCTCCTTCTACATTGCTGCCGTGTGATTTGCTGACAGTTCAAATGTTtgaatttaatatattttaggAATTCTATATTTCTATATCTATCTTTTCTACCatgatgaaataaaaaacaagctCATCATGTTTTTAGTCCACAATATTTTTGCAGGGTCCAACTTAACGATTTTCtctaagaaagaaaatgaacatttattgagaaaaaaagtctcttttaGAAAaattttttgtgtcattttattattactgtAACCTTATTGCACAAGGAAACCAAACAACAGTTTGATAAATTAgatacattcatttttaaacaaagttgTCGCATTGTTGTTTGAAAAGTGTTCCTATGACAAATGATTAAGGACCAGTTGCAGTACTAGTCTAGAGTAaccccctcatttctttagattttgttCAGAAAATTCTAACGAGCTCTGTTTTATGATcacatttattcttcaacacagtctgagctaagtattttttaaagtattcaAAGTAGTAGCAGGAAtacttctcc
This window of the Maylandia zebra isolate NMK-2024a linkage group LG16, Mzebra_GT3a, whole genome shotgun sequence genome carries:
- the LOC101480013 gene encoding olfactory receptor 6N1-like, whose amino-acid sequence is MNTSSIVVFSLTGFSATVNYRVTLFSLTLLCYFLILMVNIALILTIISDQNLHEPMYIFLCSLCINGLYGTAGFFPRFAFDLLSDTHLISYVGCLLQVFVIYSNAKVDYSTLVLMAYDRYLAICRPLEYHSVMSVRRTVVLVTLSWLVPLCFETLVISLTSTLKLCGSNINKLYCENWSIVKLACGSTKVNDIVGLIFITFYCCHVVCIACSYVQLVNVALKSRAGRKKFTQTCAPHLFCLLNVTTALLFDLMFSRYGSASLPQHLKNFMAIEFLIIPPILNPVCYGWVLTKIRRRMIFLCRLAYQRFGVKSQ